AATTCTTTAGTATTTACAGAAAAACTAATATCATCTAAGATAGGTTCCTTGCCATAGCTTGCTGTGATATTTTTTATTTTCAAGGTCATTGCGTTCCTCCTATCTGTAGCGAGACATTAAATATGCCAAAAATGGCGCGCCAATAAAGGTAGTCAATATACTAATAGGAATCTCACTTCCTGAGATACTTCTTGCAAGACAATCAGCAACTATTAGGATTGTACCACCAATCAAACCGCTAAAAATAGTTGTGTAGAAGTCATTTCTTCTTGTAATCATCCTACCTATATGTGGAGCTATAAGTCCAATAAAGGCTATAAGACCAGTAATACATACAATACTTGCAACTACTAATGTTGCTGCAAGTATAACAACAAATCTAATTAATTCAACTGGTACTCCTAAACTTTTTCCTTCATCATCATTTAGTGATAATATATTTATTTGCCATCTTAATAATAATAGCATGATGATTCCTACTATAAAGTACGGAACTATGGATAAAACCTTATCTTCCGTAATACTAGCAAAACTACCCATAGCCCAAAACTCCATTGCCGCAAGTTGTCTATCTGGATCCGCGAAGAATTTTAACATCATAATTAAGCCTTCAGTAATAGAACCAATTACTATTCCCGATAGAACAAATGTAGATATACCACTATTTCTTGATAACTTGGTAAGGCCTATGGCGGTAAATACTGCAATAAGTCCACCTATAAAAGCGGAAATAGCTATAGTGTTTGTCCCACCAGAAAAAAACACAATAGCTACTGCAGCTCCTAGATTTGCACCAGAAGATACTCCAATAATATCTGGTGTTGCAAGTGGATTTTTAAATATTGTCTGATATACACTTCCTGCTACACTAAGTCCTATACCTGCAATAAGAACCATTATGGTTCTTGGCAATCTAAGTCCAAAGAATACCATCTTTGCAGTAGAATCAACTTCTTTGCCAAAGATAATATTTATTATGTCTTCAAAAGGAATTGGATATTTCCCTACCCCTATTGATATTATCGATACTAGGAATAATAATACCATTGCTATAAATAATTGAATAAATCCATGTCTATTGAGCTTTATTGCATCTGTCACACTTCTATTCATTATTTAGTAATCTTCTCACTATCAACAGTAAAATCATAAAATCTTTCATAGAATTCTGCTACATCTTCTTTGAAAGAATCAAACGGATAATTTTCTTCATTTAATACGCTTGTTAACCACATTGTACCTAAAATTCCTGATGGTACTGGAGAATCCCATGCCTCAAACGAATCAGGCATTACATATATTGCATTATTTTGCACTGCATTTATAGGTGCTAATTTATCATCATTTAATATATCTTCTTTAGTATAATCTGCTTCAGGAACTATTATTATGACATCGGGGTTATAAGCTAACAATTGTTCATATGAAACAGTAGCCCAATATGTATCATCTATTTCATATGCTACATTGACTGCTCCTGCAGTTTCAATCATATAGTTTTGATACATTTTACCAGTTGCAGTTGAAAGAAAATCACTGTTTCCTCCAAGATAAACCATTTTCTTCTCACCTGCTAATTTGCCCATTTCTGCTACTTGTTCATCATAATAAGCCATTAATTCATTAGCTTTATTCTCAGTTCCAGTTGCTTTACCTATCATAGTTAAAGTTTCTTTTAATAAGTCCATATCTTCTGGATTAACTGCTATTGCACTTATTCCAAATCCTTCAAGGCTTTCAATAGCATCCTTTAATTTTATAGGAAGGATTACTAAATCTGGTTCAAGAGCAAGACATCCTTCTAAATCGAATTCCTTTGCAGTTCCTACATTATGAAGATCTAATAATTGTGGTGCTGCCAACGAATAAATAGGTCTTGAATTTGCCTTCGCTTCAATACCAACTACATTATCCTCTAAACCTAATGCTATTAGCATGGATGATGTAATGAAATATCCACTTACTAATTTCTCTGGCTTTTCTTCGATTGTCACTTCTCTTCCCAAATGATCTGTAATAACTACAGGCCATGCTGATTCCTCTACAACTTCTTGTTCTACTTGCTCTTCTGCTGCTGTTTCTACAACGGGTTCGTCAACATCTACAGTTTCTGGAGTAGATGAGCACCCTACAAAAGTTAACATCATTATTAAAGCTAATACTAATAAAACACTTCTTTTCCAAAAATTCATTCTGTTCCTCCTTATTTGCCATATTTGTCCTATCAAATTGTATATACCACATTTATTTTTTTGTGTCAATAAATTAACGAACTATTAGAAATATCTATATCTGAACGTTTTCCATTGATTTTTCTTATATAACATTAATTAGCCTATTCTAATGATATAATCGTTTCATGACAATTAATGGAGGAATTTTATGGGTAAAATAATACATGTAGATTTAAAGAATAAACAAATAACTGAAAAAAGCAATGATACTAATGACTATGGTAGAGGTCTATTAGTAAAATTAATAGATGAATATGTACCACAAGAAGCACATAGATTTGATGATGACAATATTGTAGTCCTAGCTCCTGGACTTTTCTCAGGAACCTTAGCGCCAAGTACTGGAAGACTATTAGTAGGAACTAAGGAATCTAACAACGGTGGTATATTAACTTCAAATATGGCAGGAACTATATCACAAAAACTTGCATCCTTAAACATAGAAGCCATAATCTTATCTGGTAGAAATATTGAGGACATCCCCTTATCGATAATAGTAGATGATAAGAATATTTCTCTTGAATATATTAGGGAAATTAAAGGATTAAAAGTATCATCTACCATAGAGAAATTTCATCAATTATACGGTAAGAATTGTGGGATTATTGGAATAGGGCCTTCGGGCGAAAACATGTTACCTGTATCAAGCCTTTTTAGTACATACCCTGAAGGAAATCCATCGTTTTATTGTGCGAGAAACAGTATTGGTGATGTATTTGGGCATAAGAATGTAAAAGCTATTGTTGTAAATAATAAAGCACATTTTAATTCCCCAGTAAATGATATGGAAAACTTTAAAAAGGCATCAAAGAAATTATCAAGATTGATCATTGATCATCCTATATGTGGTAAAGCCCTACCTGGTCTTGGTTCTATTACTTTAATGAAAATGATGCAGCAAGGAAAATTTATTGAGTTTAATGTAATTAATAATAATATCAGATCCACAAATGATAATTTAAACAGAACCTGTTCCCCACTTTGTGTTGTTGGATGTTTAAATAGACATGCTACATCTGATGATGACTTTTACTCGGCTCCAGCAGAAAGTGAAGCCTCTGCAGCATTATTTGATGCCTTTGGAATCGATGATAAAAAGTATGTAAAGGATTTTACAAATAGATGCTTTGAGCTTGGTATTGATTGCATGGAGTTTATATTTAGCTGCGAGATGTATTTTAAGTTACAAAACATAAAAGGTAATATTGAAGAATTAGATAATGCCATTGAAGGTATAAGAAATATGACTTTAAATGGCAGAATAATAGGTAGTAAAACAGATGGAATATATAATTTATTCAGAGAGAGAAAAGAATTTAAGAGAATGGTGTCCAAGCCTTCAGTAGTAGAAGAGAGTAATTTCAATATAGATATCCCTTCAAAAACTGTTAATATACCTGGAATATCTGATTTAGAGTATCTATATGCTTATGTAATAGTTCTAGAAAATTTAGGTTTCTGTCTATTTACCTCCTTTGCATTTTTAGATAGTAAAATAGCTTTAACTTTATTAGCTGATATGTACTACTATAAAACTGGTCAAAAAGTAGATGAAAAAGATTTACTGGAATATGCAATAAAGAGTCTAAATAATGAAAAGAAGATACCGAATTTCATAAAAGTACTATATAGATATTTTAATAGTCCATTCTAAAAAAGGAAATAATAATCCAAATAAATGCTTGCTATAAATTCAAATCTATGATATGCTTAGCAGGAACTTAAATTAATAGTAATTTGCAACACAATATATATTTCAATACATGTTCTTTATTAGTATCACGTGTCGAGATTTTATTTGTGAAGTATTACAATCAGTTTAAGAAATAAAATTTCGGAGGTACTAATAATATGACTGGTACAGTAAAATGGTTTAACGCAGAAAAAGGATTTGGATTTATTACAGGAGAAGACGGAAAAGACGTTTTCGCTCATTTTTCTCAAATTCAAAAAGAAGGATTTAAATCCTTAGAAGAAGGCCAAGAAGTTGAATTCGAAGTAGTTCAAGGACAAAAAGGTCTTCAAGCAGAAAATATTACAGTAAAATAAGTATATTTTACCCCTGGAATTAAAGATTCCAGGGGTTTTTATTTTTTATATCTTTCCTAACTCTAATAAGTCTTTCTCTAATACTTGTAATACCTTTTCCCTAGCCTCAGTTAATGGAAGCCTAAGTCCCCCTACTTTAACGCCAGTCATATTTAATGCTGCCTTTACAGGAATAGGATTCGCTATTATAAACAAATCTTTGAAAATATTTAATAGCTTTAAATGTATTTCTCTAGCTTTATCTGTATCATTTGATACAAAAGCATCTATCATTTCCTTAATTTCAGGTCCTACAACATGAGAAGCAACACTTACTACACCATAACAACCTATGGACATTGCTGGTAAAAGTAATCCATCGTCTCCTGAGTAAATTAGGAATTCCTCAGGTACACGTTTTATTATTTCAGCGAACTGAGTTATATTACCACTAGCCTCCTTTAATGCTACTATGTTTTTTATTTGTGATAGCTTTTCAACTGTCTCAGGCAATATATTACATCCTGTTCTACCGGGTACATTATACAACATTATTGGTACTTTAACAGATTCTGCAATTTCTTTGAAATGGCAGTAAAGCGAATCTTGATCTGGCTTATTATAATATGGTGCTACAACTAAAAGTCCATCAACTCCTGCCCTCTGTGCCTCCCTTGCATTTTCAATTGATGTAAAGGTATTATTAGTTCCCACACCTGCAATTATAGGAATGTTTACACTAGCCTTAATTATTTTATATAAATTCATCTTTTCTTCTGTTGTTAGAGTTGGTGCTTCACCTGTTGTACCTGTAATAACTAATGCTGTATTACCCTCTTCTTCCAGCTTCTTAGCCAATGACACAGCACCATCGTAATCCACATTTAAAATTTCATCAAAAGGTGTAACCATTGCGGTTATCAATCTTCCCCACTCTACCATATAATATCTCCTTTCAAATTAAAGTATTGTAATCCATTTTATGAAATTGATTACTAATTTGCTAACAAAGTAGCCCCCTGCTGAATAAAATAAAAGTATCTGATTACTGAGGTAATCTAAGAAAATTTAAGGAGGAGTTGATTTTGAAAAGTTATAATATAGCAATTGTTGGTGCAATGGGAGCCGTTGGCAAAGAACTTACAAATGTTCTTATTGAACGACAATTCCCCATAAAATCAATTAAATTATTAGGTACTGCTACTAACAAAGGTAGAGAAGTACTTTTTAATGATGAAATACTTTTTACTGAAGAAACCTGTGAAGGCGCCTTTAAAGATGTGGATATTGCATTCTTCTGTGTTGAAGCTGAAATTAGCAAAAGTTTAATGCCTATTGCAGTTGGCGAAGGTGCTATCGTCATAGACAATAGTAGTGCTTATAGAATGGATGAGAATATTCCTTTAGTAGTTCCAGAAGTAAATGCAGAAATTTTAAAAAATCATAAAGGTCTTGTTGCAAACCCTAACTGCTCTACTATCCAAATGCTAGTACCTTTAAAACCAATACATGATAAATATAGAATAAAAAGAATCGTAGTCTCCACCTACCAAGCTGTATCAGGTACAGGTAAAAATGCTATTGATGAATTAGATAAACAAACTAGAGATTATACCACACAAAAAGAAATAGAACACTCAGTGTATCCATATCAAATATTATTTAATGCTCTTCCTCACATCGATGCATTTCTTGATACTGGATATACAAAAGAAGAGATGAAAATGGTAAATGAAACTAATAGAATTTTAGATAAAAACATTAAAATAACATCCACAACAGTACGCATTCCAGTATTTAGAGGCCACTCTGAATCAGTTAATATAGAAACAGAATTACCTTTTGATATAAAAGACCTTAAGGAATTACTAGAAAATTCTCCTGGAGTAATTGTTTTAGATAATCCTGCGGAAAAACTATATCCTATGCCTCTATATTCAGAGAATACCAGTGATGTGTTTGTAGGTCGTATCAGACGTGATTTCACCGTTGAAAACGGGATTAATATGTGGATAGTAGCAGATAACCTTAGAAAGGGAGCTGCACTTAATGCTGTACAAATAGCCGAATCACTCATTGAGCAGGACCTTGTTTAGGGGGCTAAATTATGGGCATTGTAGTTCAAAAGTTTGGAGGTACTTCACTGAGAAATATAAATAAAGAAAGTGACTTTCTTATACATGTTAAGAGAGAAGTGCAAATAGGCAGTAAGCTTGTCATAGTTGTATCTGCAATGGGTAGAGGTGGAGAACCTTATGCTACTGACACACTAATAAGTCAATTAGAAAATATTAGCACTATAATAAATCCAAAGAAAAAGGACTTTATTATGTCAGTTGGAGAAATAATTTCTGCAGCTCTTGTATCCCATTTATTAGAAAGTGAAGGTTTATCCTCAGAAGCCTTAACAGGTTTTCAAGCTGGTATAATCACTGATGATACCTTTAACTCAGGAAGAATAATGGGAATTAATACTAATAGAATCCAAAGGTATCTAAATAGAAATAAAATTGTAGTCGTAGCAGGATTTCAAGGAGCTACAGAAAATATGGATATAACCACTCTTGGCAGAGGTGGCAGTGATACCACAGCTGTAGCATTAGGTGGATATTTAAATGCGGAAAGAGTTGATATATTCACCGATGTCCCAGGAGTTGCCATAATTGATCCAAGAATAGTACCTGATGCAAAATATATAAAAAAAATTTCCTATGATGATATGTATAGATTAGCTATTGATGGTGCAAGTGTTGTTCATCCAACCGCTGTTTTATTGGGAAAACAACATAATGTCCCAATAAGAGTCCTATCAACTTTTATGGATAGCTCAGGAACTCTTATTTCAAATGATAATAGTAACTCTGATATAATTGGATTTGGAGTTAAAAAACATGAGGAGAGTTCAACTGTCTCACTTATTTTTAATAGTGATTATAGAAACAGTATTATAAACAAATTGGATGAATTCCTGTCTGAAGAAGAGATCGTGAGTAATATTGAATATTTCAACGATAAAATTTCTTTAACAGTTAAAAATCAAGTGTTCATTGAGTTTATGAAGAGATTACATGATAATTTCTTTTAATAAATTAACGGTGCAGAATCCCAATCTGCACCGTTACCTTTTATTATTAAACTAATAAAGGTTGAAGTTGTTTCCCGAGTATTGCTGCCTCAATAGTTTCCTCGATTTTATCAAATTTTGCTATAACTGAATTTGGTTTATTTATAGCATCGTCTTGACCAAAAGGTACGAAATAAATATTCTTCGTATTTAATAATAAGCCGATATTTTTGGCATTAGCTCCAAGTCCGTCATTAGTTGCTATAGCTAAAACTAGAGGTCGTTGATTCCTTAAATGGGCCTTACAAGCCATAGTTACTGAAGTATCAGTAATTGCATTTGCCAACTTAGCTGTAGTATTACCTGTACAAGGTGCCACAACAAGAACATCAAGCTTTAATTTTGGTCCAACTGGCTCAGCTTCTACAATAGTTTTAATTAATTCCTTGCCAGTAATATCTTTCAATTTATTCTTCCACTCTTCTGCTGTACCAAATCTAGTATCAAAAGTATCAACTGCATGTGATATTATAGGATAAATATCTGCTCCTTTATTGGCTAAGTCCTCAATTATTGGAAAAACGCTACTAAAATTACAAGACGACCCTGTAAGTGCAAAACCTATTTTTAAACCTTCCACTGACATATTTATACCTCCAACTCCTCAATAATATTATAAATTGTATCCTTGATAACTTTGGCTGCAGTAACCGGTGCTACTTTTCCAGGTAAACCCAAAGCACTAATTACTTTTAATTCAAGTTCTTCTGCTATATTTAAATCTACACCTCCAGGCTTAGATGCTAAGTCTATAATAGTACAATCTTTGCTTATGCTACTTAGTAACTCTTTATCTAATATTAAAAAAGGGACGGTATTAAAAACTACATTCATCTTAGGTAGAAAAGCGTTTATTTCCTTTAGGTTTACGGGAATGAAACCATTACTCTTTATCCATGCCAAATCATCATAACTTCTTGCTTCTACATGTACATTGGCTCCAATTCCATATAGCATTTTAGATAATATCTTTCCTATTCTCCCATACCCTAGGACTATAATATTGGAATTATGAAGAGTGATAGGCATTTCCTTCATGGCAACTTGTATAGCCCCTTCAGCTGTTGGTATAGCGTTTAATACCTGCATTTCTTCTCTTTCAAAATAATCAGCTATAACAATGTCCTTTTCTACAGCCTTATCCTTGATAGTTTTACTTATCTTTCCAGCTGTTAAAATCTGCTTATCATTTATTAAATTTAGAACTTCTTCTATGGGAATCCGTCCTGTAAAATGTGGCGCATTTACCATTATATTATCACTTGAAAATGGTAATGGCCCTATAATTACATCAGAATTTCTTATAGAATGCTCAAGACTAAACTGTTCAATCTCATTCTGTATAAGTTTATTAAAACAGCCATAGATTATCACTTC
The DNA window shown above is from Tissierella sp. Yu-01 and carries:
- a CDS encoding aldehyde ferredoxin oxidoreductase N-terminal domain-containing protein, yielding MGKIIHVDLKNKQITEKSNDTNDYGRGLLVKLIDEYVPQEAHRFDDDNIVVLAPGLFSGTLAPSTGRLLVGTKESNNGGILTSNMAGTISQKLASLNIEAIILSGRNIEDIPLSIIVDDKNISLEYIREIKGLKVSSTIEKFHQLYGKNCGIIGIGPSGENMLPVSSLFSTYPEGNPSFYCARNSIGDVFGHKNVKAIVVNNKAHFNSPVNDMENFKKASKKLSRLIIDHPICGKALPGLGSITLMKMMQQGKFIEFNVINNNIRSTNDNLNRTCSPLCVVGCLNRHATSDDDFYSAPAESEASAALFDAFGIDDKKYVKDFTNRCFELGIDCMEFIFSCEMYFKLQNIKGNIEELDNAIEGIRNMTLNGRIIGSKTDGIYNLFRERKEFKRMVSKPSVVEESNFNIDIPSKTVNIPGISDLEYLYAYVIVLENLGFCLFTSFAFLDSKIALTLLADMYYYKTGQKVDEKDLLEYAIKSLNNEKKIPNFIKVLYRYFNSPF
- a CDS encoding aspartate-semialdehyde dehydrogenase produces the protein MKSYNIAIVGAMGAVGKELTNVLIERQFPIKSIKLLGTATNKGREVLFNDEILFTEETCEGAFKDVDIAFFCVEAEISKSLMPIAVGEGAIVIDNSSAYRMDENIPLVVPEVNAEILKNHKGLVANPNCSTIQMLVPLKPIHDKYRIKRIVVSTYQAVSGTGKNAIDELDKQTRDYTTQKEIEHSVYPYQILFNALPHIDAFLDTGYTKEEMKMVNETNRILDKNIKITSTTVRIPVFRGHSESVNIETELPFDIKDLKELLENSPGVIVLDNPAEKLYPMPLYSENTSDVFVGRIRRDFTVENGINMWIVADNLRKGAALNAVQIAESLIEQDLV
- the dapA gene encoding 4-hydroxy-tetrahydrodipicolinate synthase, whose amino-acid sequence is MVEWGRLITAMVTPFDEILNVDYDGAVSLAKKLEEEGNTALVITGTTGEAPTLTTEEKMNLYKIIKASVNIPIIAGVGTNNTFTSIENAREAQRAGVDGLLVVAPYYNKPDQDSLYCHFKEIAESVKVPIMLYNVPGRTGCNILPETVEKLSQIKNIVALKEASGNITQFAEIIKRVPEEFLIYSGDDGLLLPAMSIGCYGVVSVASHVVGPEIKEMIDAFVSNDTDKAREIHLKLLNIFKDLFIIANPIPVKAALNMTGVKVGGLRLPLTEAREKVLQVLEKDLLELGKI
- the dpsA gene encoding dipicolinate synthase subunit DpsA, with translation MGKKFTILGGDKRSAELVSLLKMDGHEVIIYGCFNKLIQNEIEQFSLEHSIRNSDVIIGPLPFSSDNIMVNAPHFTGRIPIEEVLNLINDKQILTAGKISKTIKDKAVEKDIVIADYFEREEMQVLNAIPTAEGAIQVAMKEMPITLHNSNIIVLGYGRIGKILSKMLYGIGANVHVEARSYDDLAWIKSNGFIPVNLKEINAFLPKMNVVFNTVPFLILDKELLSSISKDCTIIDLASKPGGVDLNIAEELELKVISALGLPGKVAPVTAAKVIKDTIYNIIEELEV
- a CDS encoding ABC transporter substrate-binding protein, with amino-acid sequence MNFWKRSVLLVLALIMMLTFVGCSSTPETVDVDEPVVETAAEEQVEQEVVEESAWPVVITDHLGREVTIEEKPEKLVSGYFITSSMLIALGLEDNVVGIEAKANSRPIYSLAAPQLLDLHNVGTAKEFDLEGCLALEPDLVILPIKLKDAIESLEGFGISAIAVNPEDMDLLKETLTMIGKATGTENKANELMAYYDEQVAEMGKLAGEKKMVYLGGNSDFLSTATGKMYQNYMIETAGAVNVAYEIDDTYWATVSYEQLLAYNPDVIIIVPEADYTKEDILNDDKLAPINAVQNNAIYVMPDSFEAWDSPVPSGILGTMWLTSVLNEENYPFDSFKEDVAEFYERFYDFTVDSEKITK
- a CDS encoding cold-shock protein, translated to MTGTVKWFNAEKGFGFITGEDGKDVFAHFSQIQKEGFKSLEEGQEVEFEVVQGQKGLQAENITVK
- a CDS encoding dipicolinate synthase subunit B; its protein translation is MSVEGLKIGFALTGSSCNFSSVFPIIEDLANKGADIYPIISHAVDTFDTRFGTAEEWKNKLKDITGKELIKTIVEAEPVGPKLKLDVLVVAPCTGNTTAKLANAITDTSVTMACKAHLRNQRPLVLAIATNDGLGANAKNIGLLLNTKNIYFVPFGQDDAINKPNSVIAKFDKIEETIEAAILGKQLQPLLV
- a CDS encoding aspartate kinase, encoding MGIVVQKFGGTSLRNINKESDFLIHVKREVQIGSKLVIVVSAMGRGGEPYATDTLISQLENISTIINPKKKDFIMSVGEIISAALVSHLLESEGLSSEALTGFQAGIITDDTFNSGRIMGINTNRIQRYLNRNKIVVVAGFQGATENMDITTLGRGGSDTTAVALGGYLNAERVDIFTDVPGVAIIDPRIVPDAKYIKKISYDDMYRLAIDGASVVHPTAVLLGKQHNVPIRVLSTFMDSSGTLISNDNSNSDIIGFGVKKHEESSTVSLIFNSDYRNSIINKLDEFLSEEEIVSNIEYFNDKISLTVKNQVFIEFMKRLHDNFF
- a CDS encoding iron ABC transporter permease, whose amino-acid sequence is MNRSVTDAIKLNRHGFIQLFIAMVLLFLVSIISIGVGKYPIPFEDIINIIFGKEVDSTAKMVFFGLRLPRTIMVLIAGIGLSVAGSVYQTIFKNPLATPDIIGVSSGANLGAAVAIVFFSGGTNTIAISAFIGGLIAVFTAIGLTKLSRNSGISTFVLSGIVIGSITEGLIMMLKFFADPDRQLAAMEFWAMGSFASITEDKVLSIVPYFIVGIIMLLLLRWQINILSLNDDEGKSLGVPVELIRFVVILAATLVVASIVCITGLIAFIGLIAPHIGRMITRRNDFYTTIFSGLIGGTILIVADCLARSISGSEIPISILTTFIGAPFLAYLMSRYR